A stretch of DNA from Brevibacillus ruminantium:
GAAAAATTGGAAATTTCCTCTGAGAAGCCATGACAGATGTCATGGCTTTGCATTGACGTTTATGACTTACCGCTGAATGCTCCTCCTTTTTATAATGAAGAAAGTTAGTGGCGTCTGGCGTTCTCAAGCGTCACCCGCGCGTCATCCGGAGGAGGAAACAAGCGATGTCCCAAGCGAATATTGCGCAATTGAAGAAAAAGGTTGCTCCCTATGAAAAGACGAATACCAGCTCCAGTATCAAACAGCTTTTCAACACGCTGATTCCTCTGTTTGCCCTGTGGTATGGAGCCTACCTCAGCCTTTCTGTTTCCTATTGGCTGACTTTTCCGATTTTGATCGTCACGGCAGGATTTGTCATCCGCACGTTTATCATTTTTCATGACTGCTGCCATCAATCGTTTTTCAAAAGCCGTCTGGCCAATGATATTCTCGGCAATATAACCGGCATTATTACGGTCGTTCCTTATGAACAGTGGAAAAATAGCCATGCCATTCATCACGCAACGAGCAGCAACCTGGATAAACGGGGCGTTGGTGACATCTGGATTCTGACGGTAGACGAATATATTTCTGCCCCTCTGTGGCGCCGTATCGCTTATCGGATTTATCGCAACCCCATTGTCATGTTCGGGTTGGGTCCTATTTATGTGTTTCTCCTGCAATACCGTTTCAACCGCAAAGGCGCAAAGACCAAGGAGCGTCTGAACACCCATTTCACCAGCGTGGCGCTGATTCTGCTGTACGCCCTGATGATCAAGGCCATTGGCTGGCAAGCATTTCTGATGATTCAGGGACCGATCTTTTTCATCTCTGGCTTCCTCGGAATCTGGCTGTTCTATGTCCAGCATCAATTTGAGGATTCCTATTTTGAAAATGAGGAAGAGTGGAGCTATGTAAAAGCAGCGGTAGAAGGAAGCTCCTACTACAAGCTGCCCAAGCTGTTGCAATGGATCACGGGCAATATCGGCTTCCACCATGTGCATCACTTAAGTCCAAAGGTGCCGAACTACTTACTGGAGGAAGCGCATAATGCCACACCGCCGCTGCAAAAGGCCACGACCATTACCCTGTCGACAAGCCTGAAGTCGCTGAGCTTTCGTCTGTGGGATGAAAGGGGCAAGAGATTCATCGGATTCAAGGAGCTGGAGTCCTTTCCCCGCAAAGCGGCGTCTGCTGCGGACAGTGCATAATCTTCGGACAGTGCATAATCTGCGCCAGGAGCAGCCTCATTCGCACCCGTAGCAGATGGAAGGAAAAAAGCCTGCCATTTCGCCCGTGATTCCGATACACTTACCATAAGCGGCGTTGAAAAAAGGTGGGCGGCTATGCAAAAGTGGTATCAAATTCTTTATAAAAATACGGGCCTGAGTCCGTATGTATGGGTTGTATTTTTTATCCTTCCTTTCTATTTCATTTTCCGCTCCTCCTCAACGCATGAGGTTGTGATCGGAATTATCATGATCCTTGGCTTTTTTGTCTGCTACGTCTTTTCCTTCCTGACCAAAGGGTGGCAGATCTACGTTTGGACAGGGCTGCAAATACTGATTTCCATCGTCATGACCCTGTTGTTCGGCTATGTGTATTTCTCGCTGTTTCTGGCGTTTTTTATCGGCAACATCCAGAACAAGATCGGCTTTTTTACACTGTACACGGTCCATCTGATCAGTACGGTGGTGACGATCAACCTTGGCTTTATTTTGAAAAACTCCAATATGATCACCCAGCTGCCCTTCGTATTGGTCAGCATGATCGCGGTAATTTTGCTGCCGGTGACCACCTACAACCGGAACAAGCGGGAGAAGCTGGAGGGGCAGCTGGAGGACGCCAACAAGCGGATTTCCGAGCTGGTCAAGCTGGAGGAACGGCAGCGAATCGCGCGCGACCTGCATGATACGCTGGGCCAGAAGCTCTCCCTGATCGGCCTCAAAAGCGATCTGGCCAACAAGCTGATTGCCAAAGACCCGGTTCAGGCTCAGAATGAAATCAGCGAGATTCAGCAAACGGCCCGTATTGCCCTGAAGGAAGTCAGGGAAATGGTGACCCAGATGCGGGGAACGCGGCTGGAGGACGAAATCTATCGCATCAAGCAGATTTTTAAAGCAGCGCAAATTGAATTCATTCTGGAAGGCGACCCCAACCTGACCAACACCTCGCTGATGACGGAAAATGTGCTCAGCATGTGCCTGAAAGAAGCGGTAACCAACATCGTCAAGCACAGCAGCGCGACCTGTTGTTCAATCTCGATCATACCGGGCCGAACCGATCTGGTGGTCAACGTCCAGGACAACGGGATCGGGATGGGGGATGGATCGGTTACGGTCAGAGGAAACGGGCTGCGCGGGATGAAAGAGCGACTGGAATTCGTCAACGGTAGTATGGAGATTCTCTCTTCGGTAAGTGGAACAACGGTATGTATTCGGGTGCCAAACGTCTTCAAACAACCGGAAAAGGAGGCGAGTGTATGATTCGGATCGTAATCGCCGAGGATCAGCGTATGCTGCTTGGCGCACTGGCGTCTCTGCTTGATTTGGAAGAGGATATGGAGGTCGTCGGCCGGGCCAGCAATGGCGAGGATGCCGTCAAGCTGGTTCATCTGCACAAGCCGGATATTTGCATCATGGATATTGAAATGCCGGTAAAAAGCGGGCTGGACGCAGCAGAGGAGTTGAAGGGCTGCGGCTGCAAGGTGATGATTTTGACTACCTTCGCACGGCCGGGCTATTTCGAACGCGCGCTGAAAGCCGGCGCTCACGGCTACCTTTTGAAAGACAGTCCCAGCGAAGAGCTGGCCAGCTCCATCCGCAGCATTATGGCGGGACGCCGAATCTACGCATCCGAGCTGGTCGATGAGGCGTATGGTCAGGAGAATCCGCTGACCGTGCGGGAAAAGGAAGTGCTGCTGCTGATCGCCGACGGCAAAAATACCAAGGAGATCGCCAGTCAGCTCTTTATCACAACAGGAACCGTCCGCAACTACATCTCCACGATTCTCGACAAGCTGGGTGTGAGCAACCGAATCGAAGCGATCATGCGCTTTAAGGAACAGGGCTGGTTTAAATAAAAAGCGGGCTTTAAAAGCGAGATCGCCAAACTCAAGCGGAAAATAGCGCTTGAGTTTTTTCATGTTCCTAGGGATAATGTGGGTGCGTTGGAAAGTCTGCTAGTCAGTAGTTTTGCCAGTGTAGGGAGAATGGAGAATCAATCTTGAAAACCT
This window harbors:
- a CDS encoding response regulator transcription factor, which encodes MIRIVIAEDQRMLLGALASLLDLEEDMEVVGRASNGEDAVKLVHLHKPDICIMDIEMPVKSGLDAAEELKGCGCKVMILTTFARPGYFERALKAGAHGYLLKDSPSEELASSIRSIMAGRRIYASELVDEAYGQENPLTVREKEVLLLIADGKNTKEIASQLFITTGTVRNYISTILDKLGVSNRIEAIMRFKEQGWFK
- a CDS encoding fatty acid desaturase: MSQANIAQLKKKVAPYEKTNTSSSIKQLFNTLIPLFALWYGAYLSLSVSYWLTFPILIVTAGFVIRTFIIFHDCCHQSFFKSRLANDILGNITGIITVVPYEQWKNSHAIHHATSSNLDKRGVGDIWILTVDEYISAPLWRRIAYRIYRNPIVMFGLGPIYVFLLQYRFNRKGAKTKERLNTHFTSVALILLYALMIKAIGWQAFLMIQGPIFFISGFLGIWLFYVQHQFEDSYFENEEEWSYVKAAVEGSSYYKLPKLLQWITGNIGFHHVHHLSPKVPNYLLEEAHNATPPLQKATTITLSTSLKSLSFRLWDERGKRFIGFKELESFPRKAASAADSA
- a CDS encoding sensor histidine kinase: MQKWYQILYKNTGLSPYVWVVFFILPFYFIFRSSSTHEVVIGIIMILGFFVCYVFSFLTKGWQIYVWTGLQILISIVMTLLFGYVYFSLFLAFFIGNIQNKIGFFTLYTVHLISTVVTINLGFILKNSNMITQLPFVLVSMIAVILLPVTTYNRNKREKLEGQLEDANKRISELVKLEERQRIARDLHDTLGQKLSLIGLKSDLANKLIAKDPVQAQNEISEIQQTARIALKEVREMVTQMRGTRLEDEIYRIKQIFKAAQIEFILEGDPNLTNTSLMTENVLSMCLKEAVTNIVKHSSATCCSISIIPGRTDLVVNVQDNGIGMGDGSVTVRGNGLRGMKERLEFVNGSMEILSSVSGTTVCIRVPNVFKQPEKEASV